One Callospermophilus lateralis isolate mCalLat2 chromosome 6, mCalLat2.hap1, whole genome shotgun sequence genomic region harbors:
- the Defb113 gene encoding beta-defensin 113 yields the protein MKIFCIFLIFFFNVFCELSVSQQKAEDKAERQRKCQLVQGVCKLKCNSWEYVFTHCDFEPCCVIREYRLP from the exons ATGAAGatattttgcatttttctgatcttTTTCTTCAACGTGTTTTGTGAACTATCAG TTTCACAACAAAAAGCTGAAGACAAAGCAGAAAGACAACGTAAATGTCAACTGGTCCAGGGTGTTTGCAAGCTTAAATGCAACAGCTGGGAATATGTCTTTACTCACTGCGACTTTGAGCCCTGCTGTGTAATTCGGGAATACAGACTCCCTTAG